A segment of the Chryseobacterium scophthalmum genome:
GTTTTCTTCAAACAATAATGAAGTAACAGTTGGCAATTCCTGATGTCCACCTTTAAGAAGAATATTTTTACAGCCTGATCTTAAAATTTTTTCACCCGCAATCTTCATATCTTCTAACGTTTTAACCTCCATTTTTGCCAATATCGAAGCTTCATCCATATTCGGTGTAATAATTTCTGCGATGGGAAATAACTGTTCAACGATGGTTTGAATGGTTTCTTCTTCAATCAAGCGATGCCCGCTTGTGGCAACCATAACAGGATCAAATACAATTGGGATCTTTGGATATTTACTTAAAGTTTTCACAATAGTTTCAACCAATTGAGACGTATGAACCATACCAATTTTAATAGCATCAGGAAAAATATCGTCGAGTACAGCTTCTATTTGATCTGCAACAGCTTCCACCGAAACTGGATATATTTTTCTTACGCCCATTGTGTTTTGAACAGGAAGCGCGGTAAGTACCGATGTTGCATAACATCCCAAAGCTGAAAATGTTTTGATGTCTGCCTGTATTCCTGCACCGCCACTGCCGTCAAAACCTGCAATCGTAAGAACAGTAGGATAAGTATATTTTTTCATTTTACTATTTCATTTTTAATTTCATACGCTGCTTTTTCAGGATTTTTGGCACTGCAAATGGCAGATACAACAGCTAATGCATCTGCTCCGGCTTTTATAATGGAGGCTGCGTTTGAAGAATTGATATTTCCGATAGCAACGAGTGGTTTATCTGTAAGCGATCTTATTTTTGATAAACCTTCCAGTCCCCATTCTGTTACTGTGTCTTTTTTGGTGTCGGTGCTAAATATGGGACTGATTCCCAGATAATC
Coding sequences within it:
- the thiD gene encoding bifunctional hydroxymethylpyrimidine kinase/phosphomethylpyrimidine kinase; translated protein: MKKYTYPTVLTIAGFDGSGGAGIQADIKTFSALGCYATSVLTALPVQNTMGVRKIYPVSVEAVADQIEAVLDDIFPDAIKIGMVHTSQLVETIVKTLSKYPKIPIVFDPVMVATSGHRLIEEETIQTIVEQLFPIAEIITPNMDEASILAKMEVKTLEDMKIAGEKILRSGCKNILLKGGHQELPTVTSLLFEENCKQSSFETIKFATNNTHGSGCTLSSAIAVFLARGEDLFNSVELAQQYVFEAIKNGKDVVVGKGNGPLNHFFNPHKIIKNELV